GGGGAGTCAGGGTGGTGAAGGTGGTGTCCTTGGCGGACTCGCGGCCGGCCTCGTCCTTGGCGACCGCGTGCACCTTGTACTCGGTGGCGGCGGCCAGGTGGCGGGCGGGCTCCCAGCTCGCGCCGTCGGCGGCCAGCTTGCCCTCCACCGCGTTGCCCTTGGTGTCGGCGACGGTCACGGTCGTCAGCTTGCCGCCCGAGCTGGTGATCTTCAGGATGCCGCTGGTGGCGACCTCCTTGGACCCGTCGTCCGGCTTGACGTTGACCACGGCCTTGGACGCCTCGGTGCCGGTCTTCGCCGCGGCACCGCCGCTCTTGCCGTTGTCCCCGCCGCTGCCCCCGCTGTTGCCGCCGCCACTGCACGCGCTGGTCAGCAGCAGGGCCGCTCCCAGCAGGAGGGCCGGCAGGCCGGTGCGGACGCGGCCGCGTATCGGCTGCAGGTTCACTCGTGTTCTCCCCATGTCCCCCGCGCGCGGACAGTCGCGCGCTTGTCGACAGGAAATCACATGGGGAGACTACGAATAGGCACAGTCATGTCACCGTTCCGTCCCAACTGCCGGGGCGTCCGGGGTGTCAGTCCTCGGAGCCGGCTCCCATGGGCCAGTCCCCGGGGTGCCAGCCGGGGCCGTCGGGCCGGCCGTGCTCCGGGCGGCCGTATTCGGGCCCGCCCTGCTCGCCGTGCTCGTCGTGCCCGCCCTGCTCCTCGTGCCCGCCGTGCTCGGGGCGGCCGTGGTCGGGCTTCCCGTGGCCGTCGGGCTTGCCGTGGCCCTCCTCCTCGCAGTGGCAGACCTCGCCCTCGTGCGCGCGCTTGTTGAGGAGCGTGACGGCGATCCGGTGGCCCGGGGTGCGTCCGTCCAGCGTCAGCGGGCCGGTCACCGGGTCGCGCGGCAGGACGTAGCCGTCGGGGACGTCCGTCTCGACCACGTAGTACTCACCGTCGGCGAGGCCCTCGAAGGCGCAGACGCCGTCCCGGCCGGTGGTGCAGTCGCCGCCGGTCCGCTCGTCGGCGTTGATGCCCCGCCGTTGCAGGCCCTCGGTGTGGTTGGTCTCCTTCCACAGCTCGAACTCCGCCCCGCGCAGCGGCCGCTTCGTCTTGGCGTCCTTCTTCAGGACCTCGATGGTCCCGCTCCGCTCCTCGTCCTTCTTCCGGTTCGGGATGGTGAGGACGACGACCTCCCTGACGTCGCCCTCCTCCAGTTCGAAGGCGGTGACCGCGTCGGCGGGGCGCTCGTAGCCCGGCGGGAGGCCGACCTCCCGCCAGTAGTAGCGCTCCCCAACGGGCAGTTCGACCGTGCAGGTGCCCCGGGCGTCGGTCAGGCAGGTGCCGTCGAGCCGGGTGTCGGGGTTGTCGCGGCCGTCCTGGAAGCCGGGGACGTCGTTGCTCTCGCGCCACAGCTCGAAGCGGGCGCCGGGCAGGGCCTCGCCGGTGTCCTTGTCGACCTTCCGCAGGACGACCCGGGCGCTGCCGCCCGGGTCCGGGGACCTGCGGTTCACGGCCACGTACCGGACCCCGGCCGCGGCGTTCTCGGCCGTCAGGACCAGTTCGCGGATGGGCCGGTCGGGGAGTTCGTACCCGGGGGGCGCGGCCGTCTCGCGCCAGTAGTAGGCGCCGAGCTCCTCGACGCGCGCACAGGTTCCCTCCGATCCGGTGGTGCAGTCCTCGAGCTTGGTGTCGGCGCCGTCGCCCTCGTACTGGAGGCCGTCGCGGCCGTTGGTCTCCTTCCACAGTTCGAACTTCGCCCCGGGCAGCGGCCGGCCGGCCTCGTCGTGCTTCACGACGGAGACCGAGCCCCTGGCCGGCGGGGTGGGCGCGCAGTCGGGCAGGTCGCCGTCGAAGGGGTAGGCGTGGAACTCGGCGCCGAGGCCGGTGGTCTCCGTCGGGCTGGTGTGGGTCAGGCTGCCGGCGGTGAAGAAGCGGCCGTTCACGCCGATCACGGAGACGGTGGCGACCGAGGCCTGCGGGCCGATCAGGACGCTGCCGCCGAGCTGCGCCGAGCCGGCGAGGGTGACCGACTGGGCGTCGGGGAAGTTCCACAGCAGCCGCTCGCGCAGTCCGGCGGGCAGGAGGGTGTTGTTGACGCGGACGGCGGGGGATTCGCCCGTGACGTTCACGAGGACGGTGGCGCCCGGCGGGATCTGCCGGAAGCTCACCGTCTGCTGGGCGCCGTTCGGTCCGGAGAGGTCGAAGTCCACGTTGAAGACCTGGAGGGGCGAGGTGCCGTCGCCGGTGAAGACGGTGCCCTGGGTGCTCCACACGGCCCGGCCGGTCGGCGTGCGCGGGACTCCGCCGGGCAGGGCGTAGCAGGTGCTCGCCTCGGTGAGCGCGCCCCGCAGGCGGGTGTAGGGGGCGGCCGCGTTCTCGTCGCGGGTGCGGGTGCCGGTCACGTTGCCGGTGAGGGTGCCCGCGTACTTGACGACCCCGCCGTCGGCGAGGAGGGTCTGGCGGGCAGCCACGGTGACGTCCTCGCCGGTGGTCAGGAAGTCCGCGCCGTTGGACGGGGGGACCCGGGAGCCGACTCCGGCGATGCCCACGTTGTAGACGTTGCCGCCGGCGGACTTGTTCAGGTCGAAGTCGCCGAGGACGACGACCCGGCCCTCGGCCTCGGCGGCGCCCCGGCGGACCAGCATGTCCCCGCCGACGAAGACGTTGACGTTGTTGTCGCGGCCGGCGAAGGGGAGGTTGTTGGGGTCCGGCCAGACGGACGGGCAGGCCTCGCCGGCGCCGGTGCCGGGGATGCACGGGCCGAGGCCGCCGGGGAGCGGGGCCCTCAGGGTGCGCGCCATCGGCGGCGGCTCGGCGCCGGGACCCGCCGCGAGGGCCGAGGGGGTCCCCGCCGCGAGTACGACTCCCACGGCCAGCCCGAGGGTCCAGTTCCTTGCTGACATGACGCTCCGTCCGCTGTCTCGGCCACCCGCCCGCGCCGGTGGCCCTGACAGGCTGCGGGCGGGCTTCGGCGCGGCGGACGGAAGACACTCTGCGGCCGGGGCATCGCGGTCCGACAATCACTCGATTGCACCGCTCCCCCGGGGTGCGGGGGCCGG
The Streptomyces sp. NBC_00091 genome window above contains:
- a CDS encoding choice-of-anchor A family protein: MSARNWTLGLAVGVVLAAGTPSALAAGPGAEPPPMARTLRAPLPGGLGPCIPGTGAGEACPSVWPDPNNLPFAGRDNNVNVFVGGDMLVRRGAAEAEGRVVVLGDFDLNKSAGGNVYNVGIAGVGSRVPPSNGADFLTTGEDVTVAARQTLLADGGVVKYAGTLTGNVTGTRTRDENAAAPYTRLRGALTEASTCYALPGGVPRTPTGRAVWSTQGTVFTGDGTSPLQVFNVDFDLSGPNGAQQTVSFRQIPPGATVLVNVTGESPAVRVNNTLLPAGLRERLLWNFPDAQSVTLAGSAQLGGSVLIGPQASVATVSVIGVNGRFFTAGSLTHTSPTETTGLGAEFHAYPFDGDLPDCAPTPPARGSVSVVKHDEAGRPLPGAKFELWKETNGRDGLQYEGDGADTKLEDCTTGSEGTCARVEELGAYYWRETAAPPGYELPDRPIRELVLTAENAAAGVRYVAVNRRSPDPGGSARVVLRKVDKDTGEALPGARFELWRESNDVPGFQDGRDNPDTRLDGTCLTDARGTCTVELPVGERYYWREVGLPPGYERPADAVTAFELEEGDVREVVVLTIPNRKKDEERSGTIEVLKKDAKTKRPLRGAEFELWKETNHTEGLQRRGINADERTGGDCTTGRDGVCAFEGLADGEYYVVETDVPDGYVLPRDPVTGPLTLDGRTPGHRIAVTLLNKRAHEGEVCHCEEEGHGKPDGHGKPDHGRPEHGGHEEQGGHDEHGEQGGPEYGRPEHGRPDGPGWHPGDWPMGAGSED